The Catellatospora citrea DNA segment GTGGTGAGGCCGTAACAGCGCACCACTACGATGCCCCGCATGGGTTGGGTGATCGGCGTGGTGGCCTTGGTGGTCGTGATCGCGTCGTACGTCACCTGGACCGCCGGGCGGGTGGACCGCCTGCACCTGCGGGCCGCCTCGGCGGGCCGGGCGCTGGACTCGCAGCTGGTGCGCCGGGCGGCGGCCGCCGCGGTGCTGGCCGAGACCGAGCTGGCCGGCGATCCGGCGGGCGCGGACCTGTACGCCGCGGCCCGAGCCGCGCTGGACGCCCGCGAGGACGACCGGGAGGCCTCGGAGAACGACCTCACCCGGATGCTGCGCAAGCAGGCCCTCGATCCCCAGGAGCCGGACGGGGCGGCCGTGATCGCGGCCAGCCGCCGGGTGGCGCTGGCCCGCCAGATGCACACCGACCTGGTCCGCGCCGCGCTGGCGTCGCGGGAGCGACCGCTGGTGCGGCTGCTGCGGCTCAACCGCAAGCACACCCGCCCGTCGTACTTCGACATCGACGACCCGACCTTGAGCGTGAGCTGAGACCTCGGGTACATTTGCGGCTCCCGCTGAGTTGTCCCAGGTCACACCTGTGACTCAGGTCACAGGCCGGGCCACAGGGTGCTGATTGGCCGTCGGGTGGCCTGCTCGCCCCCGCGTAGAATTCAGACCAGCGGAGCCTGCCGTCCGCCCTGCGGTGATCGCAAGACGCCGGGCGGCCTCCTCCGCGGTCCTCGAGATCCCGTGTGTCAGGAGAAGCGCGACATCATGTCTGCAACCGAGTCTGTGAACGTACCGGTGACCGGCACCGCCCGCGTGAAGCGCGGTATGGCCGAGATGCTCAAGGGCGGCGTGATCATGGACGTCGTCAACGCGGAGCAGGCGAAGATCGCCGAGGACGCCGGCGCCGTCGCCGTCATGGCGCTGGAGCGGGTGCCCGCCGACATCCGCGCCCAGGGCGGCGTGTCCCGCATGAGCGACCCCGACATGATCGACGGCATCATCAACGCCGTCTCCATCCCGGTCATGGCCAAGGCCCGCATCGGCCACTTCGTCGAGGCACAGGTGCTGCAGGCGCTCGGCGTGGACTACATCGACGAGTCCGAGGTGCTGACCCCGGCCGACTACGCCAACCACATCGACAAGTGGCAGTTCACCGTGCCGTTCGTGTGCGGCGCGACCAACCTGGGCGAGGCGCTGCGCCGGATCACCGAGGGCGCGGCCATGATCCGTTCCAAGGGCGAGGCCGGCACCGGCGACGTCTCCAACGCCACCACCCACATGCGTAAGATCCGTGGCGAGATCAAGAAGCTGACCTCGCTGCCCGCCGACGAGCTCTACGTCGCGGCCAAGGAGCTGCAGGCGCCGTACGAGCTGGTCAAGGAGATCGCCGAGACCGGCAAGCTGCCGGTCGTGCTGTTCACCGCGGGCGGCATCGCCACCCCGGCCGACGCCGCGATGATGATGCAGCTCGGCGCCGAGGGCGTCTTCGTGGGCTCGGGCATCTTCAAGTCGGGCAACCCGGCCCAGCGCGCCGAGGCCATCGTGAAGGCCACCACCTTCTTCGACGACCCGGACGTGCTCGCCAAGGTGTCCCGCGGCCTGGGCGAGGCCATGGTCGGCATCAACGTCGACGAGATCCCGCAGCCGCACCGCCTGGCCGAGCGCGGCTGGTGAACCCTCCGGTCCCGGTGACGGGACCGGCCGGGCGCGCCGCCTGACGACCCGCCCGCTGCTCAGCGGGCGGGTCGATCTGCTTTCTCGCAGGCCTCGCCGTCGTGGTCCGGGTCCAGGTGGTGCCGGTCCTTGCCGCGTGCCAGCAGGCGCGGGACCGTGCCGCCCGGGTCGGGGTCGAAGTATCCGTGGCCGCGCAGCCAGTCGCAGCGTGCGCGCACCCCGGGCGGGAACCGCCACGGCACGCACAGGCCGGGTCGATCCGGCATGCGGTAGCCGTGGTCGCAGCCGTCGATGCCCGCGGGCATCTCGGGTGGCCGCTGCGGTCTCGGCAGCGCCCGCTGCGGCCTGGCCTGCGGCTTGCGGGCGAAGGACTGCACGAACGGCCGGACCGCGGTGGGCCTGGACGGATACGGGCTGAGCGTGAGCCGGGTCGCCGTGGCCGGCCCGGCCGTGGCGGTCGACGGGCCGAGGCCGGTGGCGACGGTCAGCAGGAAGGCGGCGGCCGCGAGCAGCCGCAGCGCGGTACGCGTGGACCTGTTCACGAGACGTGCACCCACTTGGCCACGGACGGCACCCCGTTGGCGCCGACGACGAAGAGCATGTACCAGCCGGGCGGCGCGAGATTCGGGTTGCTGGTGAGGTTCAGGCCGACGGTGCCG contains these protein-coding regions:
- the pdxS gene encoding pyridoxal 5'-phosphate synthase lyase subunit PdxS; protein product: MSATESVNVPVTGTARVKRGMAEMLKGGVIMDVVNAEQAKIAEDAGAVAVMALERVPADIRAQGGVSRMSDPDMIDGIINAVSIPVMAKARIGHFVEAQVLQALGVDYIDESEVLTPADYANHIDKWQFTVPFVCGATNLGEALRRITEGAAMIRSKGEAGTGDVSNATTHMRKIRGEIKKLTSLPADELYVAAKELQAPYELVKEIAETGKLPVVLFTAGGIATPADAAMMMQLGAEGVFVGSGIFKSGNPAQRAEAIVKATTFFDDPDVLAKVSRGLGEAMVGINVDEIPQPHRLAERGW